In Actinobacillus equuli, the genomic stretch CATTTTAACGTGAGTGATGATGCTGAAATCAGTATCGAAATGGATCCGCGTGAAATTGAATTGAATATGTTGGATCACCTGAAGACGATTGGTTTTAATCGTATCAGTATGGGGATTCAGGATTTCAATAAAGAAGTGCAAAAATTGGTGAATCGTGAGCAAGACGAAGAATTTATTTTTGCTTTAATGAAACGAGCGAAAGAACTTGGTTTCACTTCAACCAATATTGATTTGATTTACGGTTTACCGAAACAAAATGTCGAAAGCTTTATGTATACGCTGGAACGTGTGATTGAGCTGAATCCGGATCGTATGAGCGTGTTTAATTATGCGCATTTACCAAGCCGTTTTGCCGCACAAATCAAAATTAAAGATGATATGTTGCCGGCTCCGGAAACCAAATTAACGATTCTGCAGAAAACGATCGAATTTTTAGGCGGTAACGGTTATAAATTTATCGGTATGGATCACTTTGCTAAACCGGATGACGAACTTGCGATTGCACAACAACAAGGTGTGCTACATCGCAACTTCCAAGGCTATACTACCCAAGAAGAATGTGATTTATTAGGCATGGGTGTATCAGCGATTAGTTTACTTGGCGATACTTACGCACAAAACCATAAAGAATTACAGCAATATTATGCAAATGTAGAAGAGCGTGGCATTGCGTTACATAAAGGCTTGGCATTAAGCAAAGACGATTGTATTCGCCGTGATGTAATTAAAGCGCTGATTTGCAACTTTAAGTTGGAATTTGACCGCTTGCAGGCTGAGTATCAAATTGATTTTAAACAGTACTTTGCCGAAGATTTAGCTCTACTTGAGCCGTTAGCAAAAGACGGTTTATTAGAAATTACCGAAAACAGCATTGTGGTTTCGCCTAGAGGCCGCTTGTTAATTCGTAATATTTGTTTATGTTTTGACGTATATTCAAGACAGCTTGCGAAAAGACAGCAATTCTCAAGAATTATTTAAGTAAAAGGTGTGTTTACACACTTTTAGAATTTACGATGGGCGAGCCCATCCACATAAGGAACTATTATGAAAACTCGTTATAGTGTTCTTTCTGTTGCAATGATGACAGCGTTTTATGCTCAGTATGCGCAAGCGGATTTGAGAGAACAGTGTCTATTAGGTGTACCGCATTTTCAAGGTGAAGTAATTCAGGGTGATCAAACCTTGTTACCGGTTGAAATCGAAGCGGATAGCGCAGTGATTAATCAGCCTAAAGATGCGACTTATACCGGCGATGTTGCGATTAAACAAGGTAACCGTTCTATCTTTGCAGATGAAGTACGAGTAGAACAAAATGGTGAGCAGTCCCGTCGAGCATTTTTGAAAGGGAAATATCAATATCAAGATAACCTTATTCAAGCACAAGGTCGTGATGCGGCAATGAATCTCAGTGCTGAAACTGCGGATCTACAAAATACCGAATTCCAATTAGTTGGTCGTCAAGGGCGGGGTACAGCGGAAAGCGGTTCGTTTAGTAAGAATAAACGTATATTAAGAAATGCTACTTTTACAGCGTGTTTGCCGAATGACAATGCGTGGTCTATTGAAGGCAATGAAATGATTCAGCATGTTGATGAGGAATATGCTGAAATTTGGCATGCGCGTTTTAAAGTACTAGGTATGCCGGTATTTTATTCACCTTATCTGCAATTTCCAATTGGCGATCGCCGCCGCTCAGGATTACTGATTCCAAGTTTTAGCCGTTCGAGCAAAGATGGTTTTACTTATTCTCAGCCGTTTTATTGGAATATTGCGCCGAATATGGATGCAACGATTACGCCAACTTATTACTCACGCAGAGGCTGGCAAATTAGCCCGGAATATCGTTATCTAACCCAATTAGGTCAAGGTGTTATTGCTGGTGAATATCTTGGTAAGGATCGTTTAGACGAATATAAACCGGATGATAATGACCGTAAGCGTTATTTAATGCACTGGCGTCATAATATGAGTTTCTTAACTGACTGGCGTTTGTATGTGGATTATACCAAAGTAAGCGACAAGCGTTATTTCTCTGATTTTGATTCTGAGCATGGCAGTAGTACGGATGGTTATGCAACTCAACAATTTAAATTAGGTTATTATCAACCGAATTATAATTTATCTATTTCGGGTAAGAAATTCCAAATATTTGACAACCCGAGTATCGGACCATATCGAGTATTACCGCAAATTGATTTTAATTACTATAAAGATAACTTGGTAAAAGGAAGTAATTTTAAACTTTTTGCACAAGCGGCTCGTTTTGAGAATGATAGTACATTAATGCCGAAAGCATGGCGTTTTCATGTAGAACCGACACTGAATTTCCCGTTTGCAAACCGCTATGGTAGCTTAAATTTCGAAACAAAGCTCTATGCAACACATTATATTCAAGAGAAGGGTAACAGTAATCGAGCGGGTGAAATTGATAAAAATGTTACTCGTGTTATTCCTCAAGTAAAAATTGATCTTCAAACGGTATTAGAAGCGGATAAGCAATTATTTAAAGGATTCAATCAGACATTTGAACCTCGCGTACAATATGTTTATCGTCCATATAAAGATCAAAGTAATATTGGTTCGAGTTTAAATCGAAGTGTAAGTTTCGGTTATGACTCTACTTTATTGCAGCAAGACTTTTATAGCTTCTTTAATGATCGTTCATTTAGTGGTTTAGATCGTATTGGATCGGCAAATCGCTTGACAGCAGGTGGAACAACACGTTTTTATAGTGATAAAACAGGTACTGAAGTGTTTAATTTTAGTGCAGGACAAATGTATTATTTAAGTCCGTCTAAAATTTCTGATGATTTTCGCACTACAGGCCGTTCATCTTCATGGGCATTGGAATCTAACTGGAAATTCCACCGTAAGTGGAATTGGCACGGTGCTTATCAATATGATACGCGTTTAAACCAAACTTCATTAGCCAATACATCGTTACAATATAAACCGAGTCAAGATAAACTTGTTCAGCTTAATTATCGTTTCGCAAGTAAAGACTATATTAATCAGAACTTACGTAGTAATGCGTATGGACAAGATATTAAACAAGTTGGCACGGTAGTAGGCTGGGAATTGACGGATCGTATCGCATTTATGGCAAGTCATTACCATGATCTTGCACTCAGAAAACCAGTAGAAAGCCAGTTTTCTATGAACTATAACACTTGCTGCTGGAGTGCTAATGTATACGTAGCCCGTAAGCTTACTGCAACGCCAATCGGGGCTCCTGATACTATTAAAGATTTATATTATGACAATAAATTCGGTGTGAATTTTGAATTACGTTTCGGTACAAATTACAGTAGCGGCGTACGTAAAATGTTGAAAAAAGGTCTAATTCCTTATACAGAGCAGTATGGAATTAATTAATTTATAAAATCCTGGTATTTAAAAAGCTAATTTCATTTTTGGAATTAGCTTTTTTTGTTAATTGAAATCTATAATACATTTAGAATTATAGACTAATATGGATAAATTAATATATTGTGAGTTATAAATAAACTAAAATCGCCTAAAAAGTGTAAATTTTATTTACAATAAATATTATCTTGAATAATGTTTACGCAATAAGTAAGCGTTAATTTATTTAAGATTATGTGTATTAAATTCCTTGTTTCATCTACCATTTTCTGTGCTATTTATACTGATGCTCTTGCTGCCCCCGCAATCGATCCGGTCTTAAACAATTTGGATGCGGTAGAACAGCAACGCCAGCAACAGCAAGCTCAGCAACGAGAAGCGCAATTTACCCCGCAAGCCGATATCCGAATGGATACCCGCCAAGACAGCCACTTACAAATCCCGACGGATGAATCACCTTGTTATCCCATTCATCGTATTTCTTTAATTGATTATTCTGCTGAAGAATTAAATCAAGCTAGCCAATTCCAATGGGCATTTAATAAAGCCGTTGCCGATTTAAAACTGACTTTACCGCATTGTTTAGGTGGAGAAGGTTTAGGCATTTTAATGAAGCAAACACAAAATAATATTATTGAAAAAGGTTATGTCACAACACGCGTTGTGGCACAGGAACAAGATTTACGTTCCGGTGATTTAGTGTTGACCGTGATTGCGGGCAAAGTACGTCATACATTGGTGGCGGATAGCGGCATTGTGCCTCGCTTTACTCCGTTACATGCGCTGACCGGTTTAACGTTTGAGAAAGGCGATATTTTAAATGTACGTGATATTGAACAATCGTTAGAGAACCTAAAACGCGTACCGACAGCGGATGCCAATATTGAAATTTTGCCGAGTGAAGGCGAAGGCAGTCAAGTCGGCGAAAGCGATTTAAAAATCAGCTATGCTCAAGCGATTCCATTTCGCCTTAATCTCGGTTTAGAGGATTCCGGCTCGACCTCAACCGGTAAATGGCAGGCTTCGGCAACCTTATCTTGGGATAATAATTTTCTCCGCAAACGACCTTTTCTATACCAGCTTTACCCACAGCATCAAACGTCATTCGGATGATAAGGGCAAGCGTGCCAGCCGTAACCTTTCTTTCTATTATTCTATTCCTTTCGGTTATTGGCAGTTAACCGCTAACCATTCAAGTAACCGCTATCACCAACAAGTGTTTGGAGCTTTTGAAAATTATCTGTATGCCGGTGAAAGTGAAAACGACAAGTTAACGCTTTCTCGCGTGCTATACCGCGATGCGGTACGTAAAACCACACTGTCCGGCGGGTTCTGGTCACGCAGTTCTAAAAACTTTGTGGATAATGCGGAAGTGGAAGTACAACGCCGCCGAATGGCAGGTTGGGAAGCGGGCATTGCGCATAAAGAATATTTAAGTAACGCTACCTTAGAGATGGATATGCACTTTAAGCGTGGTACCGGCGTGAGAGGCACAATCAGCGCCCCGGAAGAAGCGTATAACGAAGGGACATCTCGCCCTAAAATCATTACAGCTTCTATCGACTATAAAAAGCCGTTTGAGTTAGAAGGACAAGCTTGGCAATTTCATACCAGTGTCAATGCGCAATGGAATAAAACCCCATTAATTGCCCAAGACCGCATGAGTATCGGCGGTCGTCATAGTGTACGTGGCTTTGACGGCGAGTTATCGCTATCGGGTGAACGCGGTTGGTATTGGCGTAATGAATTGAGTTGGAATGTCGGGAATCGCGGCCACTGGTTTTATTGGGGATTAGACGGTGGACGGGTTTCCGGCTTAGATGGTAACTCACGTTTAGGTCATCACCTAATGGGCACAGTGATTGGTTTACGAGGCGGATGGAAAGGATTTTATTACGACTATTTTGTCGGCAGACCGATGCGCCATCCGGAAGGGTTTAGAACCTCAAAACACGTTACCGGCTTTAATTTAGGCTACAGCTTTTAGCCGAACATTTTACTGATTAAAAGCATTTTTAAAGGAATAACATCATGAATAAAAAATCTTTCCGAGTCATTTTTAGTAAAACGCTACAACGCCTTGTGGTAGTGTCTGAATTAGCCAAATCCGAAGGTAAAGGCAGCGAAGCTTCTGCAAGCTCAACAAGCGGGCTAATTTCGTCAATTTTTTGCAAAATCCGACCGCTTACCTTTAGCTTATTTTGCGCTTTAGGCTTTGTCAGCTTCTCGGAAAATGCGCTGGCGGAATTAGTTATTCAAGCGGATAAAAGCGCCCCGAAACATGCACAACCGATAGTATTAAAAACGGCGAACGGCTTACCGCAAGTCAATATTCAAACCCCGAATGACAAAGGGCTTTCACACAATAAATACAGCAAATTTGATGTAGATACCAAAGGGGCGATTCTTAACAACAGCCGTACCCAAACTCAAACGCAACAAGCGGGAATGATTCAAGGCAACCCTTATTTAGCCCGTGGTGAAGCGAAAGTAATTTTAAACGAAGTCAACTCGAATGACCCGAGCGTGCTAAAAGGCTATGTGGAAGTGGCGGGTAAAAAGGCGGATGTGATTATCGCCAACCCAAGCGGCTTACATTGCGAAGGCTGCGGCATTATTAATTCGGATAGAGCCACCCTGACGACCGGTAAACCGCAAATCAAACAAGGTAATTTAGACAGCTTTGTGGTGGAAAGGGGTAAAGTAAAAGTGTCCGGTAAAGGTTTGGATAACAGCCGTGTGGATTACACTGAGATTTTGGCTCGTGAAACGGAAGTGAACGCTGGTATTTGGTCGAAGAAAGAAACTAAGGTGGTCACAGGGAAGAATACTATCAAGCGGTCGAATCATGCGGAAGATTTACAAATTATTCACACAAAACAACCGCTTGCAGGCGAAAATCAACCCAAATTTGCTGTGGATGTCGGTGAATTAGGCGGTATGTACTCGGGCAAAATTCACCTTATTGGTACAGAGAAAGGTGTGGGGGTTCGCAATGCGGGACATATTGGTGCCAGTGTCGAAACCTTAAAAATTGATAGTCAAGGCAGAATTGTTAATAGCGGTACATTAAATGCTAAAAAGGACGTACAACT encodes the following:
- the hemN gene encoding oxygen-independent coproporphyrinogen III oxidase, with the protein product MSEIIWDLALIQKYNQSGPRYTSYPTALEFSESYNDDDFKAAAARYPNRPLSLYVHIPFCHKLCYFCACNKIITRHQHKVDIYLDYLEKEIKTRAPLFTHRTVTQIHWGGGTPTYLDEAQSERLMAMLRKHFNVSDDAEISIEMDPREIELNMLDHLKTIGFNRISMGIQDFNKEVQKLVNREQDEEFIFALMKRAKELGFTSTNIDLIYGLPKQNVESFMYTLERVIELNPDRMSVFNYAHLPSRFAAQIKIKDDMLPAPETKLTILQKTIEFLGGNGYKFIGMDHFAKPDDELAIAQQQGVLHRNFQGYTTQEECDLLGMGVSAISLLGDTYAQNHKELQQYYANVEERGIALHKGLALSKDDCIRRDVIKALICNFKLEFDRLQAEYQIDFKQYFAEDLALLEPLAKDGLLEITENSIVVSPRGRLLIRNICLCFDVYSRQLAKRQQFSRII
- the lptD gene encoding LPS assembly protein LptD; amino-acid sequence: MKTRYSVLSVAMMTAFYAQYAQADLREQCLLGVPHFQGEVIQGDQTLLPVEIEADSAVINQPKDATYTGDVAIKQGNRSIFADEVRVEQNGEQSRRAFLKGKYQYQDNLIQAQGRDAAMNLSAETADLQNTEFQLVGRQGRGTAESGSFSKNKRILRNATFTACLPNDNAWSIEGNEMIQHVDEEYAEIWHARFKVLGMPVFYSPYLQFPIGDRRRSGLLIPSFSRSSKDGFTYSQPFYWNIAPNMDATITPTYYSRRGWQISPEYRYLTQLGQGVIAGEYLGKDRLDEYKPDDNDRKRYLMHWRHNMSFLTDWRLYVDYTKVSDKRYFSDFDSEHGSSTDGYATQQFKLGYYQPNYNLSISGKKFQIFDNPSIGPYRVLPQIDFNYYKDNLVKGSNFKLFAQAARFENDSTLMPKAWRFHVEPTLNFPFANRYGSLNFETKLYATHYIQEKGNSNRAGEIDKNVTRVIPQVKIDLQTVLEADKQLFKGFNQTFEPRVQYVYRPYKDQSNIGSSLNRSVSFGYDSTLLQQDFYSFFNDRSFSGLDRIGSANRLTAGGTTRFYSDKTGTEVFNFSAGQMYYLSPSKISDDFRTTGRSSSWALESNWKFHRKWNWHGAYQYDTRLNQTSLANTSLQYKPSQDKLVQLNYRFASKDYINQNLRSNAYGQDIKQVGTVVGWELTDRIAFMASHYHDLALRKPVESQFSMNYNTCCWSANVYVARKLTATPIGAPDTIKDLYYDNKFGVNFELRFGTNYSSGVRKMLKKGLIPYTEQYGIN